In a genomic window of Coregonus clupeaformis isolate EN_2021a chromosome 27, ASM2061545v1, whole genome shotgun sequence:
- the LOC121541456 gene encoding alpha-2,8-sialyltransferase 8E isoform X1 — protein MLRRRMGYADLTSGRDLLGNRSLCFIFICAFGLVTLLQQILNGKNYIKREEMESVPSSRGQRRGLGGYRCYAPLKGGLYAAVVCKPVQQFSRLKGDETGNWTGPVNVLDDGSLKPARNVKKRCFRQNFQPDSQSSVIVTPCLADIKKKKKRSQRYLDSYDGSYEYNSTACKELRQEIMDVKVLTMVKTSELFERWRNLQVCKWQQNMVETNNFKMSLSRCCNAPSFLFTTKRNTPAGTKLRYEVDTSGILPISTEVFKMFPDDMPYSKSQFKKCAVVGNGGIIKNSKCGKEIDSADFVFRCNIPPINEKYSADVGAKTDLVTINPSIITERFQKLEKWRRPFYEVLQNYENSSVVLPAFYNTRNTDVSFRVKYMLDDFDAQRGVFFFHPQYLLNVQRFWTVQGVRAKRLSSGLMLVTAAMELCEEVHLYGFWAFPMNPSGIFITHHYYDNVKPRPGFHAMPHEIFNFLHMHTRGILHVHSGPCT, from the exons GGAGGAGATGGAATCTGTCCCATCCAGTAGGGGTCAGCGTCGTGGCCTGGGAGGGTACAGGTGCTATGCACCTCTCAAAGGTGGCCTATATGCCGCTGTTGTCTGTAAACC TGTGCAACAGTTTAGCCGACTCAAAGGAGACGAGACAGGAAATTGGACCGGTCCTGTAAATGTCTTGGATGATGGATCTCTGAAGCCTGCCAGGAATGTGAAGAAAAG ATGTTTCCGTCAGAATTTTCAGCCCGATTCACAGAGCTCCGTAATAGTCACACCCTGCCTAGCCGAtattaagaagaaaaaaaaacgctCTCAAAG GTATCTGGACTCATACGATGGATCCTACGAATACAACTCCACTGCATGCAAAGAGCTCAGGCAGGAGATTATGGATGTCAAAGTCCTGACCAT GGTGAAGACGTCGGAGCTGTTTGAGAGATGGAGGAACCTGCAGGTGTGCAAGTGGCAGCAAAACATGGTGGAGACCAACAACTTCAA GATGTCTCTGTCGCGGTGTTGTAATGCGCCCTCCTTCCTGTTCACAACCAAGAGGAACACCCCAGCAGGCACCAAGCTGAGGTATGAGGTGGACACCAGTGGCATCCTGCCCATCAGTACTGAGGTCTTCAAGATGTTTCCTGAC GACATGCCTTACTCCAAGTCCCAGTTTAAGAAATGTGCAGTTGTTGGAAACGGAGGAATCATCAAGAACAGCAAATGTGGGAAGGAAATTGACTCTGCAGATTTCGTGTTTAG ATGCAACATACCACCCATCAATGAGAAGTATTCAGCTGATGTAGGCGCCAAAACGGATCTGGTGACGATTAATCCAAGTATTATAACGGAGAG ATTCCAGAAGCTAGAGAAGTGGCGGCGGCCATTTTACGAGGTTCTTCAGAACTACGAGAACTCGTCAGTGGTCCTACCCGCCTTCTACAACACGCGTAACACAGACGTCTCCTTCCGAGTCAAGTACATGCTGGACGACTTCGACGCCCAGAGGGGCGTGTTCTTCTTCCACCCCCAGTACCTGCTCAACGTCCAGCGCTTCTGGACTGTCCAGGGTGTCCGCGCCAAACGCCTCAGCAGCGGCCTGATGCTAGTCACTGCCGCCATGGAACTGTGCGAGGAGGTCCACCTCTATGGCTTCTGGGCGTTTCCCATGAACCCCTCTGGCATTTTCATCACGCACCATTACTATGACAACGTCAAGCCCCGCCCCGGGTTCCACGCCATGCCCCACGAGATCTTTAACTTCCTGCACATGCACACGCGAGGCATCCTCCATGTACACTCAGGACCTTGCACATGA